In Micromonospora sp. WMMD980, the following are encoded in one genomic region:
- a CDS encoding AAA family ATPase, whose amino-acid sequence MSVTGSGRFRHGLVVGKFYPPHAGHHALVEAAAARCAAVTVVVAPSRRESIPVELRLDWLREVHAGTPWVRFVGRYDDHPVDYDDPAVWDLHCAVFADALGGAPVDAVFSSEAYGEELARRFDAVAVDVDPRRLAVPVSGTAVRADPAAHWRWLSPPVRAWLVRRVVVVGAESTGTTTMARALAEHYRTGWVPEFGRELTARKLAVLRRSRPDATVFDVTWDRDDFVEVVREQQAAEDAAARVSGPLLVCDTDARATAVWEERYLGSSAEVVRASARRPALYLLTGHEGVPFADDGLRDGEHLRAWMTGRFRAELAGSGAPVVELRGTHGERLAVATAACDALLAAGWSFADPVLPDRDSSGVSQPGRQSGRERYTPQS is encoded by the coding sequence GTGAGCGTGACCGGTTCGGGGCGGTTCCGGCACGGCCTGGTGGTCGGCAAGTTCTATCCGCCACACGCCGGGCACCACGCGCTCGTCGAGGCCGCCGCGGCCCGGTGCGCGGCGGTGACCGTGGTGGTGGCGCCGTCCCGACGGGAGTCGATCCCGGTGGAGCTGCGGCTCGACTGGTTGCGTGAGGTCCACGCCGGCACCCCGTGGGTACGGTTCGTCGGCCGGTACGACGACCACCCGGTCGACTACGACGACCCGGCGGTCTGGGACCTGCACTGCGCGGTGTTCGCCGACGCGCTCGGCGGCGCGCCGGTGGACGCCGTGTTCTCCTCCGAGGCGTACGGCGAGGAGTTGGCCCGGCGGTTCGACGCCGTCGCGGTCGACGTGGATCCGCGGCGGCTCGCGGTGCCGGTTTCCGGCACCGCCGTGCGCGCGGACCCGGCGGCGCACTGGCGGTGGCTGAGCCCTCCGGTGCGGGCGTGGTTGGTGCGACGGGTCGTGGTGGTCGGCGCCGAGTCCACCGGCACCACCACCATGGCGCGGGCGCTCGCCGAGCACTACCGCACCGGCTGGGTGCCCGAGTTCGGCCGCGAGCTGACCGCGCGCAAACTCGCCGTGCTGCGCCGGTCCCGGCCGGACGCGACGGTCTTCGACGTCACCTGGGACCGGGACGACTTCGTCGAGGTGGTGCGCGAGCAGCAGGCCGCCGAGGACGCGGCCGCGCGGGTGAGCGGTCCGCTGCTGGTCTGCGACACCGACGCCCGGGCCACCGCGGTCTGGGAGGAGCGCTATCTCGGGTCCTCCGCCGAGGTGGTGCGCGCGTCCGCCAGGCGTCCGGCGCTCTACCTGCTCACCGGCCACGAGGGGGTGCCGTTCGCCGACGACGGCCTGCGTGACGGGGAGCACCTGCGGGCGTGGATGACCGGCCGGTTCCGCGCGGAGTTGGCCGGCAGCGGGGCGCCGGTCGTCGAGTTGCGCGGTACGCACGGGGAGCGGCTGGCCGTCGCGACCGCCGCGTGCGACGCCCTGCTCGCCGCCGGCTGGTCGTTCGCCGATCCGGTGCTCCCCGATCGGGATTCGTCGGGCGTGTCGCAGCCCGGACGGCAGTCGGGTCGGGAGCGGTATACCCCTCAGTCATAA